One Pectinophora gossypiella chromosome 10, ilPecGoss1.1, whole genome shotgun sequence genomic window, CAACTTATTGTTATAACCGCATCAACATTGTAGTTAACAAGCAAATCATGGCTTTTGAAATCTTTATATCTGTGGTAATTAAAATGGTAAGTTTATAAGATACATGCATGAAGTTATCAATTAATATAGAGATAGTAAGTGCTATACGTAGGCGTGTATAACTTGTTTCTTAGTATTGTTGGATTGCCTCACGTTTGCAGCGTTGATCTCTTTCGAATGGTACTTTTTAGCAAGTATTCCGTAAAATCATAGTTGATAAGTTTttgatacattattataatcaatGTTATTATTTTGACTGAGGTTTGTATTTCTATAAGAGTACAATTTTTACACTATAGTCCACAGTTTACGTATTGTAATTATCCATAAGTATTAATCTTGTAAATGTATTAAGACTATAAACGTAAGgatttatgttattaaaatgATAACTGTGTTATGTGGTATTGTAGGCTATTTTATGTGAAAatgacatttcttttttaatcgtTAATACCTTACTTTGAGCTTTCACGTGTGTTCCAAATATTctattttaaaagtttgtgaCATTTATATCCTATGTGAAGAAAAATGAGatgttaaacattttatttatagaaaaggcttattttaaaaataaattaactgttTGGAAGGATCGGAACTTTGAgatttagtatattttatatgcgaTATGGTGTGGGCAAACTTTCAAACATACTTTgtggcaataataataatttgtgatTTAAAACAAACATCCCCTGTGCTTCCAATGCGTATTACCTAAATAAAGTGCCTTTATCAATATTTTCTTGCCTAGAGTATGAGCATGAAATTATGTATTAGTATGTTATGGAAATGTAACACAAAGTGAGATATTATTAGTTGTTGAGTGTTTAGTATTCTAATTAATGGTAGGTGTAACGAATTGactgtaaatataattttttcTTACATATTAATTAAAGTGCCAGACAATTTTGGATTTAATTCTTCTGCATTTTATTTCCCTTTCTTTCTGAATCAATTGTTTAGTCCTGTTTTTTCTTTCTCTACATCAGAAGATTTTTTGACGAGAATTCGTGGTGGATGGATTGCCTTGGATATTTACGcactttatttcattttaagtggGTATTAGTGTGTAAAAGTGtgctgatttaaaaaaaaaacataattgggtcgttcttcttttttatcgacaatgatctgtcttccgtactgcttttaataagttatgttttacaattttatttcatgtttccattgtccaaaaatatagttatcttattatactcaaaatacaagcaaaatactaatcggttcctcaattagttattaacgtagcttcattgtttttcacaaaattttgtgacagagtggtatattgaaatgttgtctccgatgaaaagggccattctgtcacaatattttttggaatgcgcctgcaaagaaaagtatgttaccaagataaagagaaccactaaatagtcctttacggacagatctttatatgatgttttaaaatatttattgccgttataattttaaagatgttaagtccgattaattgggaaaatgtctttttattgtcgataaaaaagaagaacgacccaattgAATTCGTTTCATAAAATGAAGTCGAATCAATTAGAGACGAAAACTGGGGGTTTAATAGCCCACTTCCAAGCAATTCATTTTAACaaagtaatattgcaaataTATGCGCAatgaaacaaatgtcaaatagcaatattgctttattagatgaattactttgatgtggcctttttaacctccttgGAAGTTATTTAGCGAAGCCGATCTTCTGGCAATTCACTTAAACAGACCAAAATACGTAAATGACATTTAATCCTATAAAaaggcttattattattataaatacagaTTGATCAGTTCGTCACTAACCGCAGAAGGCGTTAGTATTCCGAGATCAGTAAACAGCAACGTTAAGTATTTCGGGGGCGTGTAATCCACTAAAGGGTGCACTTTCTTGAGGTCCTTGTCGGACTTGATGTGACTGGAGAGATATTTGAACTCTTTGGGCACATCCTTCTGGTTCAGCGGGTATGTCCGGGAGAATTTGAAGCTCTCTGTTAGTACGTACACCGGTTTTTTTAGCTCTAGGGCTGCTATTGCCAGGCCGTATGTGCCAATCTGAAAAGTAAAAAGAAGTTGTAATATGGCGACCGCCTCCGTGATCCAATAGTTaggttcgggttcgaatcccggtagaggcatatcacaaaaatcactttgtgagccctggtttgaaTATTGcaggcttttttttttaatctaattttttttgaggcttgagccactcttggtggttatgccagcctcatagtttagagcgtttaatgatgatcaaatcatcAATTTACAAAAGAATACCATTACAGCACTACACCATGCTGTTCAGGGGTTTGATATTCCTAAGagacacagtacagtatttatatacaagCCTTGACGCTACGGACACTGGATCTGCCAAGAGGCACACAATCTCTCCTCCATGTAAATATTGCAGGCTTATCACGCAATtgactgaaagtaagatgatccgtggcaTGTTaaggcattggtcccggttactactgatgtaagaacatagtcgttacatgggtcgtgtcaggggctttaggcggctcaataatattgACACCAAACATTTGTCagttttaaatatcattgttgttgaaaatattcattcaagtcataaaattccatatcaactagccaattttttagacgttttttaaatgtcttaccctctaacaattttatttcggtgGGTAAGTGATTGAAAATTCGAACGGCTGATACAAATACACATATATCATATTATTGCACTAgttggtacaaaaaacaaataaactatactaatttaACTAATTTTTAATGGAGATAGTGTCTTGTCAGTTTGCTCTTCAGAGCTCactgatgtacctctgactagcccaaataggatttttttttattaatttaaccctttcacggacagagaccatgggtcattgatggtttataataggtagtatgagagtatgacaacttggaatcggaacgtcattagacgttctgtccttgaaggTGTTAATATAATCGCCCTTATGTATATTATTGGTGACGATCTACTGTGGGTTGGTATAATATACCTTGTTGATAATGCCGCCGCTCTCGACGACTCCCTCGGCGCCGACCATGACTATGTCCACCTGCTCCATCATGTACCCCACCGCAGAGTCCAGGATCAGCGTCGCGTCCACCCCCGCCTCCAACAGCTCCTTGTGCATCTGTACACTACAAATgtgagataaataataataaaaaattagtaaaaaagttAAGTTTAAAAGTTAAGTTTAAAAGTTTAGATACacatgttaagccgttcgtcTTGGTTAcagcttactgatgtaagtatgcagcctttgtgtgcaattgcgttcccgtatccccgtcacacggcggcaaagaggaacaccgttgggttttagtgggtataccgggtggtgacacccggggagtcccacataagcacgtcgtccccccgggcggcgtggtatgcgtaacgcatttcccaacgtcaaaaaaaaaaaagtatgcagcctccgtggtctagtggtttgagcgtcaggctcacgatctggaggtccgggttcgattcccgatgaggacaaggtcgaaatcactttgtgagactcctttgtttggtaaggacttttcaggcttgaagtaagatgattctgtgcttcggagggcacgttaagctcttgatcccggctattagccgtaaaaacaccttcaccaacccgcactggagcagcgaggtggagtatgctccatatcccctccggttgattgaggggaggcctgtgcccagcagtgggacatatatacgctgtttatgatgtaagtatgtagttgttacatgagtcatgtcaggggcctttggtggctcagtaataaccctgacaccaggatgaggttggtattccacttcacaacccgcaCTATAGAGCTATAGCACTatatatagaagaagaagtagttgTCTGTATTGATCCCTTATACACATTGTAATTATGCAGGTTTATTACTTACCCACTGTTGTCTGGGCAGGACATCGTGACATAAACTTCAAATCTTGTGTTAGCATTGGCTGCCTCTAGCATAGCTTGGAGAACTACTCTTGATCTAGAGTGTGTCAGGATTCTCTGtaacaaatattataagtattattaacttGTTTGGATGATAGATAATTGacatcacatggtttccaggatttatgccctGTTAATGGCAATGGGTTTGCCCACTcttatatagaaagaaagaaagaaacgtttattataaagggacaccacagcaacaaatataaaacaaacaaaaaatatacaataaaaacacggagtaacacataacttacaatcaaacacataataaaaaataaaaaacaacaacatacacaagaaacacaaacaatcgagtgtatggactggtcaacgatggtggtggtgtcctttataaaagggcctcactcagcataagccgcggcgcgagccacgacgctatagaacttaaacatagctggagtAATGGACCTCTACACCTCTGAGGAGATGGTGCACTGCTGCCTactccttcagggatacaggcgtgatgtttgtAATCTTCCATAAGAGACACAAGCTCTGGTGGCTAGTACTATTTTTATGTTAGTCatgtttattaatattactcACACATCCATCACTAATGAAAGACAGCGCTTGCTTGGCAACCTTCCCTCGTGCTTCCAACAGGGTGTCCAGAAAGATACGCCCTCTCTGCAGCATCACTTGCTCACACTCTTTGTATGtctgaaataacaaaaaataccatGTACAATTAACGAATAGCCCACAGAATAGTATAATTATTCCCTTACTAGAGACTCTGGCTTCGCTCAgttgcaatgctgaggaaaaaatgacattatttacgacatcacattaaaaacctcaaaaagacccatatttctccactatttaatgcatgttattatacata contains:
- the LOC126370113 gene encoding translation initiation factor eIF-2B subunit alpha; its protein translation is MKSEEVKEIFLKILKEEEDVSAAVAAIKTLLTVIENYQVTTIGELHNNLRIAVGAMKDCDQPVTGISSGCELFMRFISFTRLDEKDKTYKECEQVMLQRGRIFLDTLLEARGKVAKQALSFISDGCRILTHSRSRVVLQAMLEAANANTRFEVYVTMSCPDNSGVQMHKELLEAGVDATLILDSAVGYMMEQVDIVMVGAEGVVESGGIINKIGTYGLAIAALELKKPVYVLTESFKFSRTYPLNQKDVPKEFKYLSSHIKSDKDLKKVHPLVDYTPPKYLTLLFTDLGILTPSAVSDELINLYL